The following are encoded in a window of Oncorhynchus mykiss isolate Arlee chromosome Y, USDA_OmykA_1.1, whole genome shotgun sequence genomic DNA:
- the LOC110509996 gene encoding phospholipase A and acyltransferase 4-like: protein CQYQTKPQPGDLIEIFRGTYQHWALYVGEGYIVHLCPPTEAAGAGAFSLVSVLCDTAVVTKESLEEIVGKDRFLVNNLLDGKHKPRSVYDILRDARSLLGLEMPYCILRGNCEHFVTELRYGKGESRQVCVLTIMISF, encoded by the exons TGTCAATATCAAACAAAGCCTCAACCTGGGGACCTGATTGAGATATTCCGGGGGACCTATCAGCACTGGGCCTTGTATGTTGGAGAAGGCTACATCGTCCACCTCTGTCCCCCCA CTGAGGCAGCTGGGGCTGGTGCCTTTAGCCTAgtgtctgtgttgtgtgacacagcCGTTGTGACCAAGGAAAGCCTGGAGGAGATAGTGGGGAAGGACAGGTTCCTTGTCAACAACCTGCTGGATGGCAAACACAAACCCCGGAGTGTTTATGACATACTGAGGGATGCCCGCAGCCTGCTGGGCCTGGAGATGCCTTACTGCATCCTGAGGGGAAACTGTGAACACTTTGTCACAGAGCTGAGATATGGGAAGGGAGAGTCCCGGCAGGTGTGTGTGCTGACAATCATGATATCCTTCTAA